In Streptomyces sp. P3, one DNA window encodes the following:
- a CDS encoding ABC transporter permease: protein MRPPGTTGATAETEQGAPLREALRYVLRTPTVGPLVALAVAVLVFSLTTDTFMTPRNLSLVLQQTIVIGTLALGQSLIILTAGIDLANGAIAVLGTIVMAKLVFEGGSPAGALLLGLVVATFLGFVNGVLVARLGLPPFIVTLGALSVVYAASRLYSDSRSYPVTSDLLDFWGHGVHLGGVLVTWGTFLLLGLYAFFWYVLTKTGWGRHIYAVGNAPESARLTGINVRRTVLSVYVIAGLLYGIAAWQALGRIPNADPNSYQTANLESITAVVIGGTSLFGGRGSVVGTLIGALIVNVLRSGLTQAGIDSLYQDIATGTLVIVAVGMDKVLRRGGTR, encoded by the coding sequence ATGAGACCTCCCGGCACCACCGGCGCCACCGCCGAGACAGAGCAGGGCGCCCCGTTGCGGGAGGCGCTGCGCTACGTCCTGCGCACACCGACGGTCGGCCCCCTCGTCGCGCTGGCCGTCGCCGTACTGGTCTTCTCCCTGACGACGGACACGTTCATGACGCCGCGGAACCTCTCCCTGGTGCTGCAGCAGACCATCGTGATCGGCACCCTGGCGCTGGGGCAGTCCCTGATCATCCTCACCGCGGGCATCGACCTGGCGAACGGGGCCATCGCGGTCCTCGGCACGATCGTCATGGCCAAGCTCGTCTTCGAGGGAGGCAGCCCTGCGGGGGCGCTGCTGCTCGGCCTGGTCGTGGCGACCTTCCTCGGGTTCGTCAACGGCGTGCTCGTGGCCCGTCTGGGCCTGCCCCCCTTCATCGTCACCCTCGGCGCACTGAGCGTCGTCTACGCCGCGAGCAGGCTCTACTCCGACTCCCGCAGCTATCCCGTGACCAGTGATCTGCTCGACTTCTGGGGGCACGGCGTCCACCTCGGCGGCGTACTCGTCACCTGGGGAACGTTCCTGCTCCTGGGGCTGTACGCGTTCTTCTGGTACGTGCTCACCAAGACGGGCTGGGGACGGCACATCTACGCTGTCGGCAACGCACCCGAGTCCGCCCGCCTGACCGGCATCAACGTCCGGCGCACCGTCCTGTCGGTCTACGTCATCGCCGGTCTCCTGTACGGCATCGCCGCCTGGCAGGCCCTCGGCCGCATCCCCAACGCCGACCCCAACTCGTACCAGACGGCGAACCTGGAGAGCATCACCGCCGTCGTCATCGGCGGGACCAGCCTCTTCGGCGGCCGGGGAAGCGTCGTCGGAACACTGATCGGAGCGCTCATCGTCAACGTGCTCCGCTCCGGACTCACCCAGGCGGGTATCGACAGCCTCTACCAGGACATCGCGACCGGGACCCTCGTCATCGTCGCGGTCGGCATGGACAAGGTCCTGCGCAGAGGCGGCACACGCTGA
- a CDS encoding substrate-binding domain-containing protein, which produces MAHHHTVRKHSRRRHPRQGAVLLLAGTLVLAAACGGSQDSAGGGTRKVTIGLVTKTETNPFFVTMRKAAADAAKKDGAELIALSGKFDGDNEGQVAAVESLVARDVQGILITPSNTTGVLGAIAEARRQGILVIALDSATDPEDAVDATYATDNFKAGRLQGAYVRAVLAGQAPELLMLDGTEGSSVSRQRHDGFLAGFGIKNDSPAIRGRANANGDRNLAQTATENLLQRTTEVNSVYTINEPVADGASTAIAERGLTGQVTIGTIDGGCDGVRAVQAGRYAATVMQFPVRMADRGVAAVMEFARSGKKPSGFTDTGTDLITDKPVRALASHDTDWGLRHCWG; this is translated from the coding sequence ATGGCGCACCATCACACCGTCCGCAAGCACAGCCGGCGACGGCACCCCAGGCAGGGGGCCGTGCTGCTTCTGGCGGGCACGTTGGTGCTCGCCGCCGCCTGTGGCGGGAGTCAGGACTCCGCGGGCGGCGGGACGCGGAAGGTCACGATCGGTCTGGTGACCAAGACCGAGACCAATCCGTTCTTCGTGACCATGCGCAAGGCCGCCGCGGACGCTGCGAAGAAGGACGGCGCCGAGCTCATCGCGCTGTCCGGCAAGTTCGACGGCGACAACGAGGGCCAGGTCGCCGCGGTGGAGAGCCTCGTGGCCCGCGACGTGCAGGGAATCCTGATCACGCCGTCGAACACGACAGGAGTCCTGGGCGCCATCGCGGAAGCCCGGCGGCAGGGCATCCTGGTGATCGCGCTGGACAGCGCCACGGACCCCGAAGACGCCGTGGACGCCACGTACGCGACCGACAACTTCAAGGCCGGACGCCTCCAGGGCGCCTACGTCAGAGCCGTGCTCGCGGGCCAGGCCCCCGAGCTGCTCATGCTGGACGGCACGGAGGGCTCCTCGGTCAGCCGGCAGCGTCACGACGGGTTCCTCGCCGGCTTCGGGATCAAGAACGACTCACCCGCGATCCGCGGGCGGGCGAACGCCAACGGCGACCGCAACCTTGCGCAGACCGCGACGGAGAACCTGTTGCAGCGCACGACCGAAGTGAACTCGGTCTACACCATCAACGAACCGGTGGCCGACGGCGCCTCCACGGCCATCGCCGAACGCGGCCTCACCGGGCAGGTGACCATCGGCACCATCGACGGCGGATGCGACGGCGTGCGGGCCGTCCAAGCCGGGAGGTACGCGGCCACCGTCATGCAGTTCCCGGTCAGGATGGCCGACCGGGGCGTGGCCGCGGTCATGGAGTTCGCCAGGAGCGGGAAGAAACCGTCCGGCTTCACCGACACCGGCACCGACCTCATCACCGACAAGCCGGTGCGGGCACTGGCGTCCCACGACACGGACTGGGGACTCCGGCATTGCTGGGGATGA
- a CDS encoding SDR family NAD(P)-dependent oxidoreductase, with product MIGDHVGSPASRDLRAGRPAGQPCRAAAGRAQARPLGGAAPFAAGGAGPEGPAGAASAQRRTGPRAQKPLRRRRPPLRSGRRGDGPPPAQPLRPPRPLWPMPYVHNIMPGRRLGRPVGVSPQGLDKDVQEGAMAGTRRNASTAGKVALVTGGSRGLGAATARRLADEGARVFVADLHPPGAGHGIDERITVLRGDVTDLADMSRIVEEVAGKEGRLDIVIANAGVAARGATLRASSPPRIDQLFDVNVRGVLNTIHASLPRVIESKGRLVLLSSVFAYVNGTETIPYAMSKAAVEQLGRGLRVELAAHGVSVTTAYFAMINTDMIRQSVDEDPAARALLNGLPKVLHKRISPEEAARAIVAGLRRGDARVVRPRRWSAVSALRGVLAPVMDSRMAGDGKVQRIVASLDAREGEDLLTS from the coding sequence ATGATCGGCGACCACGTGGGCTCGCCCGCCTCCCGCGATCTCCGAGCCGGCCGCCCGGCCGGGCAGCCGTGCCGGGCAGCCGCGGGCCGAGCGCAGGCGCGCCCCCTCGGCGGCGCGGCGCCCTTCGCGGCGGGCGGGGCCGGCCCCGAGGGCCCCGCCGGCGCGGCTTCGGCACAGCGCAGGACCGGACCGCGGGCACAGAAGCCTCTGCGCCGCCGCCGGCCGCCGCTCCGCTCCGGCCGGCGTGGAGATGGTCCCCCGCCGGCACAGCCGCTCCGGCCGCCGCGCCCCCTCTGGCCAATGCCTTACGTTCATAATATTATGCCCGGGAGAAGGCTCGGCCGGCCCGTCGGCGTTTCGCCCCAGGGTCTGGACAAGGATGTTCAGGAGGGCGCTATGGCAGGGACGCGGCGGAACGCCTCGACAGCGGGGAAGGTCGCACTCGTGACGGGCGGCTCAAGGGGGTTGGGCGCTGCGACCGCACGCCGCCTGGCCGACGAGGGCGCCCGGGTCTTCGTCGCCGATCTCCACCCCCCGGGCGCCGGCCACGGCATCGACGAGAGGATCACCGTGCTGCGCGGCGATGTCACCGACCTTGCCGACATGTCACGGATCGTCGAGGAGGTGGCGGGGAAGGAGGGCCGCCTCGACATCGTGATCGCGAATGCGGGAGTGGCGGCCCGGGGGGCGACGCTTCGGGCTTCGTCGCCCCCCAGGATCGATCAGCTCTTCGATGTCAATGTTCGCGGTGTGCTCAACACCATCCATGCCTCGCTGCCGCGCGTCATCGAGAGCAAGGGCCGCCTCGTGCTGCTGTCATCGGTGTTCGCCTATGTCAACGGCACGGAGACGATCCCCTACGCGATGAGCAAGGCGGCTGTCGAGCAGCTCGGCAGGGGACTGCGAGTCGAACTCGCCGCCCATGGGGTCAGTGTCACGACGGCTTACTTCGCAATGATCAACACGGACATGATCCGGCAGAGCGTCGATGAGGATCCCGCGGCGCGAGCACTGCTCAACGGCCTGCCGAAGGTACTCCACAAGCGAATCAGCCCCGAGGAGGCGGCGCGCGCCATCGTCGCCGGACTGCGCCGCGGGGACGCACGCGTCGTCCGCCCGCGCCGGTGGTCCGCGGTCTCAGCCCTGCGAGGCGTCCTGGCCCCCGTGATGGACTCCCGCATGGCCGGCGACGGCAAGGTCCAAAGGATCGTCGCAAGCCTCGACGCCCGCGAAGGCGAAGACCTCTTGACCTCCTGA
- a CDS encoding MMPL family transporter → MVTSPETVRHTSPPPRPPGGLLGRWGVAMATRARWVFLAWGIVVIALGSLAPSAFSSLAGAGWQADGSESVKVRELAREHFGGQGSTALQVVVHSDRFTADDPALREVTAEVTRVLRQDERIASVVPPQPGASISRDGHTAIVLGGAAGDSDAMVRAVDDLKDRLTGLSTHDVQVSPTGASALWSDFNEANHDAMIKAEMLSWPVTLAVMVLAFGSLVAAGLPLLLTLAGLVASAGGLVLLNEVTPISVWAMNFAMMFALALGIDYALFLVVRFRAGLRRHGDPLAAVAETLQTAGKAVLLSGLTVLVSLSAVLLVPAPAVRTMAVGIMLAVVFVLAATLTLLPVVLARLGHRVNAASLPWSRKQEHRSPAFARWGELLHRRPWPFAAGALAVLVLLSVPVFGLKVGMPSIQVLPEDAPVRQGYATVQQAMGRGAPGMLQIVTPSEAAGPVLRTARDTPGVAAVMPAQPAADHSGYSMIQVMPADDPSSPRLAHTLDRLRTGLPSGALVGGAAAENLDLQTTLDDYLPLVVGVVLTLGFLLLLVALQAPLIALLGTVVSLLSTTAAFGTAKLIFQDGHGAGLLGFTPQGFLDGWAPVFFFAMIFAIAMDYTVFLLSAAKEHYETTGTPRAAHVEGLAHSGRVILAAAGVMVAVFFTFALADPLPPKEMGIILGIAVLLDALLIRLVLLPVLLRITGHSAWRSPVWLRRILPRISFSHD, encoded by the coding sequence ATGGTGACCTCACCCGAAACCGTCCGGCACACGTCTCCTCCTCCTCGTCCCCCGGGCGGGCTGCTCGGCCGCTGGGGCGTCGCGATGGCCACCCGTGCCCGCTGGGTGTTCCTGGCGTGGGGCATCGTCGTCATCGCGCTGGGCTCCCTGGCGCCCAGCGCTTTCTCCTCACTGGCGGGGGCCGGCTGGCAGGCCGACGGCTCCGAGTCGGTGAAGGTGCGTGAACTGGCCCGCGAGCACTTCGGCGGCCAGGGGTCCACCGCGCTGCAAGTCGTCGTCCACTCCGACCGGTTCACCGCCGACGACCCCGCCCTGCGCGAGGTGACCGCCGAGGTGACCCGGGTGCTCCGCCAGGACGAGCGCATCGCCTCGGTGGTTCCGCCTCAGCCGGGGGCGTCGATCAGCCGGGACGGCCACACCGCCATCGTGCTCGGCGGGGCGGCCGGCGACAGTGATGCGATGGTCCGCGCGGTGGACGATCTCAAGGACCGTCTCACCGGCCTGTCCACCCACGACGTCCAGGTCAGCCCGACCGGCGCCTCCGCGCTGTGGAGCGACTTCAACGAGGCCAACCACGACGCGATGATCAAAGCCGAGATGCTGTCCTGGCCGGTGACGCTGGCCGTCATGGTCCTCGCGTTCGGCTCCCTGGTCGCCGCCGGCCTTCCTCTGCTGCTCACTCTGGCCGGTCTGGTCGCCTCGGCTGGCGGGCTGGTCCTGCTGAACGAGGTCACGCCCATCTCGGTATGGGCGATGAACTTCGCCATGATGTTCGCCCTCGCCCTGGGCATCGACTACGCCCTGTTCCTCGTCGTACGTTTCCGCGCCGGCCTGCGCCGCCACGGCGACCCGCTGGCGGCCGTCGCCGAGACCTTGCAGACCGCGGGCAAAGCGGTCCTGCTGTCCGGGCTGACCGTGCTGGTGAGCCTGTCGGCGGTACTCCTCGTACCGGCGCCCGCGGTACGGACGATGGCGGTGGGCATCATGCTCGCGGTGGTCTTCGTCCTGGCCGCGACCCTCACCCTGCTGCCGGTGGTGCTGGCCAGGCTCGGGCACCGCGTGAACGCGGCCTCCCTGCCCTGGTCCAGGAAGCAGGAGCACCGTTCCCCGGCCTTCGCCCGCTGGGGCGAACTGCTCCACCGCAGGCCCTGGCCCTTCGCCGCCGGCGCCTTGGCCGTGCTGGTGCTCCTGAGCGTGCCGGTCTTCGGACTGAAGGTGGGCATGCCCTCCATCCAGGTCCTCCCCGAGGACGCACCCGTACGCCAGGGCTACGCGACCGTCCAGCAGGCGATGGGCAGGGGCGCCCCGGGCATGCTGCAGATCGTCACCCCGAGCGAGGCCGCCGGCCCCGTGCTGCGTACGGCCCGGGACACTCCGGGCGTGGCCGCGGTGATGCCGGCACAGCCCGCCGCCGACCACAGCGGCTACAGCATGATCCAGGTCATGCCCGCCGACGACCCCTCCAGCCCCCGCCTGGCACACACCCTCGACCGGCTCCGCACCGGCCTGCCCTCCGGGGCGCTGGTCGGCGGAGCCGCCGCGGAGAACCTCGACCTGCAGACCACGCTCGACGACTACCTCCCCCTGGTCGTCGGCGTCGTCCTGACCCTGGGCTTCCTGCTCCTGCTCGTCGCACTGCAGGCGCCGCTGATCGCCCTGCTCGGCACAGTGGTCAGCCTGCTGTCCACGACCGCGGCGTTCGGCACCGCCAAGCTGATCTTCCAGGACGGGCACGGGGCCGGTCTGCTCGGCTTCACCCCGCAGGGGTTCCTCGACGGCTGGGCACCGGTGTTCTTCTTCGCGATGATCTTCGCCATCGCCATGGACTACACCGTCTTCCTCCTCTCGGCCGCCAAGGAGCACTACGAGACCACCGGCACACCGCGTGCGGCGCACGTCGAGGGCCTCGCCCACTCCGGCCGGGTGATCCTGGCCGCCGCCGGCGTCATGGTCGCCGTGTTCTTCACCTTCGCCCTCGCCGACCCCCTGCCGCCCAAGGAAATGGGGATCATCCTCGGTATCGCCGTCCTGCTCGACGCACTGCTGATCCGCCTGGTACTGCTGCCGGTCCTGCTCCGGATCACCGGACACAGCGCCTGGCGCAGCCCGGTCTGGCTGCGCCGGATCCTCCCCCGCATCAGCTTCTCGCACGACTGA
- the istB gene encoding IS21-like element helper ATPase IstB codes for MSVMATALRDSLKTLRLSGMLETLDARLTQAQNGELGHLDFLQVLCHDEIPRREFVALERRLRKAKFEQQATLEGFDFNAAPKLPAAQIRDLAAPRWLHSGKSVILFGPVGVGKTHVAQALGHQAVRQGAGVRFAKTGRILAELAGGHADRTWDKRMRELIRPDLLILDDFAMRQLSASQADGLYELVSERQGRSLIITSNRAPSDWYPLFPNPVVAESLLDRLINSSRQVIMNGPGYRPDKRPKGTTEPPAK; via the coding sequence ATGAGCGTGATGGCCACCGCCCTGCGCGACTCCCTCAAGACCCTGCGGCTGTCCGGGATGCTCGAAACCCTCGACGCCCGCCTCACCCAGGCCCAGAACGGCGAACTGGGACACCTCGACTTCCTCCAGGTCCTCTGCCACGACGAGATCCCCCGGCGTGAGTTTGTCGCGCTCGAACGCCGCCTGCGCAAGGCCAAGTTCGAGCAGCAAGCCACCCTGGAGGGCTTCGACTTCAACGCCGCCCCGAAGCTGCCCGCCGCCCAGATCCGCGACCTCGCGGCCCCGCGCTGGCTCCACTCCGGCAAGTCCGTCATTCTGTTCGGTCCCGTCGGCGTCGGGAAGACACACGTCGCCCAGGCCCTCGGCCACCAGGCTGTCCGCCAGGGCGCAGGCGTCCGCTTCGCCAAGACCGGCCGCATCCTCGCCGAACTCGCCGGCGGCCACGCGGACCGCACCTGGGACAAGCGCATGCGCGAACTCATCCGCCCCGACCTGCTCATCCTCGACGACTTCGCCATGCGCCAGCTGTCCGCATCCCAGGCCGACGGCCTCTACGAACTTGTCTCCGAGCGGCAGGGCCGGTCCCTGATCATCACCAGCAACAGGGCGCCGAGCGACTGGTATCCCCTCTTCCCCAACCCCGTCGTCGCCGAGTCGCTCCTGGACCGGCTGATCAACTCCAGCCGCCAAGTCATCATGAACGGCCCCGGCTACCGGCCCGACAAGCGGCCGAAGGGAACCACCGAGCCCCCGGCCAAGTAG
- a CDS encoding ATP-binding cassette domain-containing protein, with protein sequence MRVTGPPLLSLRGVSKRFGAVQALRDVDLELRSGEVVALLGDNGAGKSTLIKVIAGVDPADKGVIEWEGQVVHIKTPRVARRLGIATVYQSLALCDDLDVAENLFLGRERRCPGVRGRLFRLMDDSRMRGEARRQLDALGIRVPDVCAPVASLSAGQRQTVAISRALLGRPKAVLLDEPTAALGGPQTGHVLDLVDELREQDIGVILISHNLGDVKAVADEAAVLRLGRNNGFFHVPTTTQDRIFSSIVGATGSD encoded by the coding sequence ATGCGCGTGACTGGGCCGCCCTTGCTGTCACTGCGCGGCGTCTCCAAGCGATTCGGTGCCGTCCAGGCCCTCAGGGATGTGGACCTCGAGCTCCGCAGCGGCGAGGTCGTCGCCCTTCTGGGCGACAACGGCGCCGGCAAGTCCACCCTCATCAAGGTCATCGCGGGGGTCGACCCCGCCGACAAGGGCGTCATCGAGTGGGAAGGCCAGGTCGTCCACATCAAGACCCCCCGGGTCGCCCGGCGCCTGGGCATCGCGACCGTGTACCAGAGCCTGGCCCTGTGCGACGACCTCGATGTCGCCGAGAACCTCTTCCTGGGACGGGAACGGCGGTGCCCGGGGGTCCGGGGGCGCCTGTTCCGGCTGATGGACGACAGCCGCATGCGCGGGGAGGCGCGACGGCAGCTCGACGCCCTGGGCATCCGTGTTCCCGACGTGTGCGCCCCGGTCGCCTCCCTGTCCGCGGGCCAGCGGCAGACCGTAGCGATCTCCCGCGCGCTTCTCGGCCGGCCGAAGGCCGTTCTCCTGGACGAGCCCACCGCAGCGCTGGGCGGCCCCCAGACCGGCCATGTCCTCGACCTCGTCGACGAGCTCCGCGAACAGGACATCGGGGTGATTCTCATCAGCCACAACCTGGGAGACGTCAAGGCCGTGGCGGACGAGGCGGCGGTGCTGCGGCTGGGCCGCAACAACGGCTTCTTCCATGTGCCGACCACAACGCAGGACAGGATCTTCTCCTCCATCGTCGGCGCCACGGGCAGCGACTGA
- a CDS encoding maleylpyruvate isomerase N-terminal domain-containing protein, which yields MATQQDGRQPPGVIAAFLDTAEVTSRLLRSPVLAERWEQPSALAQFRVSGLAGHLARAVFNVERWLAEPPQAGGTPIDAVVYFLSGTGPAPHLENAVPRRIREVGEQEAAGGPAVLVEAFDAARARLAAQLPTMPLDRHVGVFAHVLPLDQCLLTRLVELVVHLDDLAVSLAAPTPSVPVEATDAVIACLTRIAVARHGVLPVMRTLARRERSTDPIAAF from the coding sequence ATGGCAACGCAGCAGGATGGCCGCCAGCCTCCCGGTGTGATCGCCGCTTTTCTCGACACAGCCGAGGTCACATCCCGGCTGCTGCGTTCGCCAGTGCTGGCCGAACGTTGGGAACAGCCGAGCGCGCTGGCTCAGTTCCGGGTCAGCGGTCTAGCCGGGCATCTTGCCCGAGCGGTCTTCAACGTCGAGCGTTGGCTGGCCGAGCCGCCGCAGGCGGGCGGGACACCCATCGATGCTGTCGTGTACTTCCTGTCCGGCACCGGCCCGGCGCCGCATCTGGAGAATGCCGTTCCGCGTCGAATCCGCGAGGTGGGCGAGCAGGAGGCGGCCGGTGGGCCTGCCGTCCTGGTCGAGGCGTTCGACGCCGCTCGCGCCCGGCTCGCAGCACAGTTGCCGACCATGCCGCTCGACCGGCATGTCGGCGTGTTCGCCCACGTACTGCCGCTCGATCAGTGTCTGCTCACCCGGCTCGTGGAACTCGTCGTCCACCTCGACGACCTGGCCGTCAGCCTGGCGGCACCCACGCCGTCGGTGCCCGTCGAGGCCACCGACGCGGTCATCGCCTGCCTCACCCGCATCGCCGTGGCTCGTCACGGCGTCCTTCCGGTGATGCGCACCCTGGCCCGCCGTGAACGCTCCACCGATCCGATCGCAGCTTTCTAG
- a CDS encoding helix-turn-helix transcriptional regulator — protein sequence MNHREPGRPTTQVDPSKGALEQLAVDLLRLRKYRELTLEQFSDVSGLSRATLSAATQGTKCPSWDTMKRYLAAAGEDPSAWRPRWEMIADPKQREAAGLPDAPEQRAAVKRLLPCEVMTVQAFAVALRQLKVWQRNPTYQKIANVSARHNLAVGQTTICNVFRGAKLPTENALMGVLIGMGLSPRDPEFSEWVEKRRELEAARVESSLDPPPSDDTSHTGGFTPLHKKRAPIPRQRPHGSRNRLLHRRREQIIS from the coding sequence ATGAATCACCGGGAGCCCGGCCGGCCGACCACGCAGGTCGACCCGAGCAAGGGCGCACTCGAACAGCTCGCCGTGGACCTTCTGCGGCTGCGCAAGTACAGGGAGCTGACGCTCGAGCAGTTCTCCGACGTGTCCGGCCTGTCGCGGGCGACCCTCTCAGCTGCGACGCAGGGAACCAAGTGCCCGTCCTGGGACACCATGAAGCGCTACCTGGCCGCGGCCGGCGAGGACCCTTCCGCCTGGCGTCCGCGCTGGGAGATGATCGCCGACCCCAAACAGCGTGAAGCAGCCGGACTCCCCGATGCTCCTGAACAGCGGGCCGCGGTCAAACGGCTCCTGCCCTGCGAGGTCATGACTGTCCAGGCGTTCGCCGTAGCCCTGCGCCAGCTCAAGGTGTGGCAGCGCAACCCGACGTACCAGAAGATCGCGAATGTGTCCGCGCGGCACAACCTGGCCGTGGGCCAGACAACGATCTGCAACGTCTTCCGGGGAGCCAAGCTCCCCACCGAGAACGCGCTCATGGGGGTACTCATCGGCATGGGGCTCTCACCACGAGATCCGGAGTTCTCCGAGTGGGTCGAGAAACGCCGCGAGCTTGAAGCCGCTCGCGTCGAAAGCTCCCTGGATCCGCCGCCCAGCGACGACACCTCGCACACGGGCGGCTTCACTCCCCTGCACAAGAAACGGGCCCCCATCCCGAGACAGCGGCCCCACGGAAGCCGCAACCGTCTGCTGCACCGCCGCCGGGAACAGATCATTTCCTGA
- a CDS encoding DUF302 domain-containing protein, whose product MEGTRAALAQCGFGVLTEIDMQATLREKLGVAWERYVILGACNPPLAHRALEATRQIGLLLPCNVVVRQDAADPSVTVVEAVDPAVMAEVTDATGVAAVAQEAAERLEAALALLDEELGCGTGEF is encoded by the coding sequence ATGGAGGGGACGCGGGCCGCTTTGGCGCAGTGCGGGTTCGGGGTGCTGACCGAGATCGACATGCAGGCGACGCTGCGGGAGAAGCTCGGCGTCGCGTGGGAGCGGTACGTGATTCTGGGGGCGTGCAATCCGCCTCTGGCCCACCGTGCGCTGGAGGCGACCCGGCAGATCGGACTGCTGCTGCCGTGCAACGTGGTGGTCCGGCAGGACGCTGCGGATCCCTCGGTGACCGTGGTCGAGGCGGTCGATCCGGCTGTCATGGCCGAAGTCACCGACGCCACCGGCGTGGCGGCCGTCGCGCAGGAGGCCGCGGAACGCCTGGAGGCCGCTCTGGCGCTGCTGGACGAGGAACTCGGGTGCGGGACGGGTGAGTTCTGA
- a CDS encoding thioredoxin domain-containing protein → MGRMGRWAVVCAAALLVVGCGQRQAQYGPDYTSAEELPEKLGTNGITITVGDPDAPVTVHLYEDPRCPYCEEFETTGGSAHLQKAMLDRWARVEYTLASFLDDRVGGTGSKKAVNALRAALEEGKFVEYHEVLYANQPDESVDGYTDAYLLELAGQVEGLRGPEFDAAVKSMKYRSFVTSSQKAYEKAGGTQEPEGPGTPTAVINGKRIPLEYNALLLESDAFAELLQEIHDEPGEWQDTKL, encoded by the coding sequence ATGGGGCGTATGGGCCGATGGGCTGTCGTGTGCGCGGCTGCCTTACTGGTGGTGGGGTGCGGGCAGCGCCAGGCGCAGTACGGCCCTGACTACACCAGCGCCGAGGAACTGCCGGAAAAGCTCGGTACGAACGGCATCACCATCACGGTCGGTGATCCCGACGCGCCGGTGACAGTGCACCTGTATGAGGACCCCCGCTGCCCGTACTGCGAGGAGTTCGAGACCACCGGCGGCAGTGCGCACCTGCAGAAGGCAATGCTCGACCGCTGGGCCAGAGTCGAATACACTCTCGCCTCCTTCCTGGACGACCGGGTCGGCGGCACCGGGTCGAAGAAGGCGGTCAACGCGCTGCGCGCCGCGCTGGAGGAAGGCAAGTTCGTGGAGTACCACGAGGTGCTGTACGCCAACCAGCCCGATGAGAGCGTCGATGGCTACACCGACGCCTACCTGCTGGAGCTGGCCGGCCAGGTGGAGGGCCTGCGCGGCCCGGAATTCGATGCAGCCGTGAAATCCATGAAATACCGCTCCTTCGTGACTTCCTCTCAGAAGGCCTACGAGAAGGCCGGGGGAACACAGGAGCCCGAAGGCCCCGGTACGCCCACCGCGGTGATCAACGGCAAGCGGATCCCGTTGGAGTACAACGCCCTGCTCCTGGAGAGCGACGCTTTCGCCGAACTGCTGCAGGAGATCCACGACGAGCCCGGAGAGTGGCAGGACACCAAGCTTTGA